gaagaagcactagagctacaagaattcccacctatgaaactcccgaacctttccggttatgcaatcaggtgttggggatacaggggaagcataatatctcacccaaatctagcaattcctacatccagctgtatccatccttcaacacataaccgagaaaaacttcggaaaccatctacctcaaccttcgaaaagcatacgttatacaagttatggcgatactcccgaactcccgccctagtactgggtggtgtcgaggttatctcaccaacgaactgcataaaagagatttttgatgtcggcgtactaaaactcaggtattccagaactgcaatgataaaattgtgacgacaacacctcggagctcaactccccgggacactgccacaacccctaaagacaggaggcaccaagaacaatgttctcgtcacaaaaccatcggaacgattccaagatacccgcgtgatcctaaaaaaaattagtgaaatttgagaagagaagagtcaaaactctatgtcaggaagccttaccagagcgatgaggagactggggagtaaaaagaattcctaaactctctgatatataattcctaaatgtctcaaaacatttttctagactcaactcggccgctaaaaacgatcaatcaatgggggctcctaaggtcggggaaggctctgataccaacttgtaacgccctcgatgcggctatagctcccacgtgtcgaggcacgacttagaggcataaccacattgaaagcaatgtcgtaagttaggcaatcttcgcaacatcccatgtaatatagataataaaaggggagatacatagttggcttacactctccacgtcaatcaaagtacataaatagcattacatcaatcaaaacactcatggcccgactacggcgccaaaataaaagataaacccaacatgcgacatggttccgatcacccccaactgggcaccactactgatcatcagggaaagacacatagtatcggcgtgagtcctcgtcgaactcccacttgagctcaagcgcgtcatctggaacggaatcatcaggccctgcatctggtttggaagtaatctgtgagccacagggactcaacaatctcgcaccctcgcgatcaagactatttaagcttgtaggaaaagcaaggaaaatatgtggagctgcagcaagcgactagcatatatggtggctatcatgttcgcaaaagagagcgagaagaggaggcaaagcgcgaacgagaaactagagaacatcctgcgcaagcattactccaacaccgtgttcacttcccggactccgccgagaagagaccatcacggtaactcacacagttgattcattttaattaagttaaggttcaagttatctacaaccggacattaacaaattcccatctgcccataaccgcgggcacggctttcggaagttcaaatccctgcaggggagtcccaacttagcccatgacaagctctcatggtcaacgaaggaatagaccttctcccgagacattccgatcagactcggtatcccggttctacaagacacttcgacaagttaaaacaaatccagcaacaccgcccgaatgtaccgacaaatcccgataggagctgcacatatctcattctcagggcacactcagatgagactagctacgagtaaaaccaaccctcaagttgccccgaggtggccccgcaggcagctcagtcggaccaacactcagaggagcactggtccggggggggggttaaataagatgaccctcgggctccggaaacccaagggaaaaagaggctaggtggcaaatggtaaaaccaaggttgggcattgctggaaaagctttaatcaaggcgaactatcaaggggttcccattatcacccaaccgcgtaaggaacgcaaaatccgggaacataacaccgatatgacggaaactagggcggcaagagtggaacaaaacactaggcgagaggccgagccttccaccctttaccaagtatatagatgcatcaagataacaaaataatataatgatatcccaacaagtaaataatattccaacaaggaacggtctccaatcttcacctgcaactagcaacgctataagaggggctgagcaaagcggtaacatagccaatcaacggtttgctaggacatggtgggttagaggttagacatggcaatttgggaggcatgataagcaaatggtaggcatcgtagcataggcatagcaaaagagcgagcatctcgcaaagcaaagatagtagtgatttcaagggtatgatcatcttgccagcgaagttgtcagagttgactggatcctcgaaagcaaactcaacgggatcctcgttagcgaactcgtctctcggctctacccaaacaagacaaacaagcaacaaggacacaatcaaccacgtgcaaactcaaacaatatgatgcaaacatggtatgctatgcgggatgcaatatgcgatGCGTATTTAAGACTTGAcaaggaatgaaagaacctggcctcaacttggaaatccaagtgtgccactggaaagatgagatgaaatcgcttgaaaacgatataaagaacgccggaatcggagttacggtttggaaatggcaagcaattcaaatatgaccacgttctgcgatttacagcaagtggccaactaaatgcaacaagatgaacatgctacaacacccaaacatgacaacaaattacatggcagggatccattcatgatgcttaacaaaagactagcactgaactacggccaattcatccaataacaggttcaaacaagcatggaaaaaatgcatttggtaacagatttcagacttagtgaaattaacacttgtctggaatttctgatcaggtagcccactttggagcatgaaactatatgctacaggacctgaacatggcaaagtaaagcatggcatggagctactcaaagagcttaacaaaagtcccttagtgaccttgagccaaaaggaatcagaaaatacatttgcaagcatgtgaacatggcgaaaacataatcagttctcagacttagtgaaaactggagcatgctgaaacagatatcaagtaggcatgtttatgagctcgatgcactcactacagagcaagtcatgacaatctaagcatacacccatcaagaatacacattatacaagctagacatggcaagaacaatagaatAGCAGgcgcggatcaactacaacatcctcggcaaaattgctaacaagtagacaatctgcccagattcacgaaatgacaaaagtagagttcgattgactcaatctagggtggtccataattgcaaacaaagacattgatggatagagcactacaagattatcaAAACATCCTTATttattatcctcaaaagaggcacggatcactaggaaacaatatgaacttatggcatattgagataaacagctcaaggacttagtgaaaatgctaagtacctgaaatcagcattaacgaatgctccactttgcaagtttgtgctagtcaccacacacatcacaaaaatacatggattgcacccctggatagatggcaaaagatatatcaaaactcatgtagagctcaggggcatatcatgcacacaataatcatggcaaaaatgacaaatatctaattggagcagcagatctgacaattatctcaaatagccttCTTCCAatagtatttcgggcatcaagatgaactcaaatgaaaaagatgcaataagatgaaatgatatgctctctgagacgaacattttgatatgctatatgcccaaaacagagctacggatgaggagttacgatgcaatgaacaagggcatatggatctgggaatcggggacttagaagaaaattccACCTCGCGGTTTAGGGTTGACCCGGGCACGCAAaacgaggcggtggcggatctcgccggagatgacGAAGACGGCGGCCGGCGAGGTCAGGGTCTTCGGATCCagccctcccgcggccgaatctggccGGAGGCGAGGCACGGGGcaccgggaggaggcggcggccggtgaGGGCTTGCGGTGGCGCGGCGGCCGGGGTCTTGAACGGCGAGGTGGTGGCGCCGGCGTCGGActtccggtggcggcggggcgatgaaccaggcggcggggcggagggagacgaagccccgggcggcggcggcggatcccggGCCGCGGGGGCCAGCCACGGGCCCGCGGGGtgtcggcggcgatgtggggcgcccgcgccacgtggcgcgccccgGTTGGCGGTGGCGGTTTGTCCGGTGGGGGCCGGACGTGTCCAGCGGCGGCAgaggatggatctagggttagggggagagtggaaccgcgaatttttaggaggggtctatatatagacatagagggagctaggagagtccaaatgatgtgcggttttcggccacgcgatcgtgatcgaacactcaagataatggagagggttttggtgggtttttgaCCAaaatggagaggtgttgggctgcaacacacacgaggcctttttggtccctcggttaaccgttggagcatcaaacgaagtccaaatggtacggaccttgacaggcggtctaccggtagtaaaccaaggtcgcttggcaagtctcggtccaatccggaaatgtttaatccccacacacgaaagaaaggtagaaatgaccaccgaaggagaacggagcgccggaatgcaaaacggacaacgggggaaatgctcgaatgcatgagatgaacatgtatgcaaatacaatgcacatgatgacatgatatgagatgcatgacaacgacaacaacacacgaagacaaaaacccgaacccgagaagataaaataacttaacgccggaaacggcaagagttggagtacatattgggtaattcatatccggggtgttacacgggaggaggaggaggaagaagaggacgccgTCCACCTCGGCATCCATTGGCCGTCGTGCCGGACCAGGGCGGCAGGATACGTCATCGGCGGGTCATTCCTGCCCTCGAGGTGCCAGAGAACGGCGTGAAGCGAGCGACTggggcgccccaccacaggcgATGCCCCGTTGGTGGAGGGCAACCGCTGCGCCTGCCGCtgctggaagtacgccgcccacgcaCATGGTTGTCGGCGGTGTACTGCGGGAGGACCCGCTGCTCCTCCGTTAGCGACGCCCGCACGTGGTCGACCTCGTTGGCGAAGTGGTCGTCGCGCGACGACGTCGGGTAGTGGGGGGATGGGAACGccgccggcgctgagcctccaccctcCCGGTCCTGCGCGCATGTCGGGAggcgccgggatgttggcctcgaacaGCAAGTACGCCTCCCACTCAtgcagcgagcggcggccgaagccgttggccgccgccccaTCGTCGAGGAATCGCTCGCCCATCGTCGCAGCTGGGCTTGGGGAGAGTGGGGAGGAACGCCGGCGGCGGCTGCgcatagggagagagagagagagagagaggggtagagcacgtcggagaggcagagcacgacggctgttggcggGTGTGGCCACAGGCGAGGGGGTGTTGCTTTTATAGTGGCCGGGCGCCGTGTGTACGCGTGACGGGAATGGGGGGCGTtgccgcgccgcccgtgaggaatcaatggaagacTGACTGgcgggcagccttggcattgattccccgcgggaaaccgaggtGTTGTGAGGACAACGAGGCGGGTGTCGCCAACTCGGCGGGTCCACAGTTCGTTCGCGCCAAAATCGCTTGCCCCGGCGTCCTCAGGCGCCACCCAGCGCGTTGAGTTCGGCCTGAATCCGTCGGCGCCAGTTTCGTCCCAAACCAGCAAAAAATAGACTCCTGGAAACGCGAATAGGCTGATTTTTGGGTGCCTACGTGAAAAATTCGTCGGGGAGCTTGTTGGAGACGCGGCTGGAGATACTCTAAGCTCATGTATCTAACGACCGTGGCTAGCAGCACGTGCTTGCGGCAGCGCTCCTCCAACCAATCTATGCCCGCGTGCGAGCGAGGAGCAAACAAAACGGACCTGGGCTAGAGACAAAGCTCTCCCCGTCGCCGCAACTTCTGGGGGAAGTTCTTACCTACCAAGTCGATTGAATGGTGGCTACGATTGAATGGTGATCTCTAGCATTCGTGTTCGCGGATAAATACGGGAGGAAATATACGGGTCCTGTTGAAGATGCCCTAAATATGCATTTTACTCGCCAGAACAGAACGTTGGTGCTGAAGATACGTGCCAGTCCTACCACTGCCATCAGTAGCAGAGCCACCTCGGGGGGCCCGACGACAGAGGGTCGTTTTAGTAGACAAAGAAAAGGGGGCAGAGGTTTGGGTCGCTCCTACTCAGAAACCCCAGATTCCCAAATTCCTCCCCGACCTCCATCCCGTGGAATCCAACCAACGCGGGGAGGCACCCAGCACACCGGCGACGATGATCCAGCTCCTGTTCGTGGTGCTCGTCGCCGAGGCGGCCGTGGCGACGGTGCTGCTCTTCAAGACGCCGCTGCGGAAGCTCGCCATGCTGGGTCTCGACCGCCTCAAGCGCGGCCGCCGGGCGCCCGTCGCCGTCAAgaccgtcgccggcgtcgtcgtcaCGCTCCTCGCCTCCACGCTCTACAGCATGGCCGAGATCAGCGCCCGCGCCGGGGACCCCGAGGCTGGAGGCGGCGCCGCCCTCTCTCCCACCGACCAGGTCCTCTTCTCGCGCCACCTCCTCGAGGCGTCCCTCATGGGTAGGTCTTGGTGACGCACGTCCCTCTTGCTCCCTTACGGCGTTTTGACTGGAAATCGTATCTATGTGCCTGCTTTAGTCTTGCTTGTATCGTCCTTGTATGAGACGGTAGAGAGATTTGGTGATGTACAGATCCATCTCATACAGATCTTTGCTCAAATTGCAACATGCAAGTAACTGAAATTGGTAGGAAGAAGATGCGAGGGGTTAAACAGTATAAGGTGGTGTTTGGATGGGGAATTGCAATCTGAGATAGATATTAGGATATGGAGATATGGGTTTTGGATTAGGGTATGCCATTTTTTTTCTTTCACCACAAAATTTCTTGTATGTTTCAGGTTTGGGAATAAAGTTCCGTATGACCAAAGGGATGGAACCATATGGATTATTATGGAACTTTACAAGCATTTACTTATATATTCATGGGAACAAATGGAAAATTCTCGCTGCTTGATCATGTTTTGTCTTGTTTTGAAGAATCCCCATAACTAAGAATTTCAAGCAATAGTTTCCAATTGGCTGGCTGTATCGAACTTATTCCTCCATCTGTTTTGTATGAATGAACTAGCTTTTGATGTAGACATAGGCTCGTTGTGCAAGTATCCTAGCCATGTGGGAGATTGAACATTAGGCTTTGATATTGTTTCTCTTATTGGCCTATTATTTTTTTTACCGAATCCGCTGATTTAATCCCCGCTAATCATAGTTAAGGTTAAGTTATGAATTGTGCAACTGTTGTATTGGGTGGATTTATGTGCTTGAATTTTTTGATTATTGTGCCCTGTAAATTCAGGCCAAATTCAACAGGTCTCTTCTTGACTTCTATCATCCTTGATTTACACCTAAGTTCTGGCGCAACTAATTGCTCCCATAGAGTTTATGGTGCCATTCAAATGCTTAATTTTCGTTTCTCCTGCTAGTTAAGTCTATGTTGGGATTTTATTTCATGTTTCCTCAACTCGTTAAGTTCTAGTACATCAGTTTTTATTATGTTCTGGATTTTTATTGTATGTTTATTATGATGTAGTATGTGTTGCTGAAACAGAATAAAAAGAGTTATTAGTAGGTTCACCTTTTCCATACCAATACCTTTCTTCAGTAGTGTATTTGTGTCCATGTTATAAGTTACTTATTTTCTCACTTCCCAAACGCGTGATGTTACTTATGTTCAAATCTGAAACTGTTTCATTACCGCAACTACAAACTTTGTCAGACAAGTGACGTGGGGGGGCGGGGGGTTGGGGGTGAATTGCCACACTCTTGCTGTTACATACGTTCAGGTTAGCGCAGCTACTAACTTCACTAGAAAAGTGATGTGTGGAGGTGAATTCCAGTTTATAGATAATATAACGTACTGTATTTCTCAACTGTACCAAAATAAATCCACTTCGTACTTACCACGATGCATGATATCTGTTCTCCTATTTGGCTATGCTAATGTTCTGAGTGATTTTTTCAGGTTACACTTTGTTTCTTGCTCTAGTCATTGACCGACTCCACCAATATATCAGAGAACTACGTGGGCTAAAGAAGAATGTCGAGGCTGTATCGAAGCAGAACAaaacattagaggaaggaaaacatGGAAGATCTCAGGAGATAGCGAAATACCAGGAAGAGGTTGCCACTCTGAACGAGGAGATGAAGAAACTGAAGCTGCAAGTACAAGAGAAGACCGAGGAGGTCCATGTTGCTGAGGACAAGGCACTTGCTATTCAAAAGCAATCTGAAAGCTTGCTGCTTGAATATGACCGGCTCCTGGAGGATAACCAACATCTCCGGGAGCAGCTGCAGTCAATTGATCTCAGGCTCTCCAATCCTTCCTGAGAGAAGAATGTATTTTAGTAGAACATTATCCTACCGTGAACCTACTTCGTGCTTGAAATTGTCTGTCGCTTTTGGAACGAAGTTGAGGTTACTCTTTCCTAGGATGTTAATACCCAGATGACATGCTAATTTAGTAATGCCTCTCTTATCGGTTTTATTGTCTTGCAGAACAATATGGTGAAACATGTATGCTAGTACGCAGTTAAGTTTGTGAACCGCTGTTAAAGTGGTGCACTGTTCTAATGTTTTTAGTGATGTCTATTTTTCCGCTTAGCCGTTCAGCATCATATAATCTACTCCCTCAGATCCATagtaagtgtcgcagttttgaactaaggttgAACTAACCTTAGTTCAAGACCGCAACACTTattttggattggagggagtatatgtttaaAAATGTTtgagaatttcaaaaattgtttggaTTTTATAGAAATGTTAAAATCAAAAAGCTCACAATTTTAACAAGaaagtttttttgtgtgtgtgttaagagcaactccaacggggcgaccTATTTCGTCCGCTGAcgttcgtttgggtcggcgcggacacaaaAGTCGGCCCAACGTGCCGATCCAAACAGACGCACGTCCGCTTGGCGTCTGTTTGCCAACCCATTTTcggcccatttttgagccggatttgcgtcggcgcggacacgggACGGACGAGCGTGGGCCTTCTCCTCCCCTCAGGCCCGTTGGTCAGTGGTAGCCTCCACCATTTTCCTCCATTTCCCCCCAAAACCCTCCCGCTCGTGCGTGCTCCCGTCCCACCCCCCGCCATAGACGACGACGTgctcgacctcgccgccgccgcccgggtgaagatcatgaaggtggatctcaataccgtgtcgccaaggaagaggtCGTGGTTCgggaagatgcaggccgacatgctcaagttcaacGATGAGTGATCTCGTGGCGGCGAGCGCCATCTTTTTTTATGCCGGCGGGTGTGCTGGTATGACCACGGGAGCGCGATGGCGTGATCGAACTCAAGTCCCATcccttttttgtgtgctggcatgtatGCCGGCCGCTGACGATTGCACCAGCATGAACTgtgtgatgatattttttaaagccGGCATTGTATGCCGGCACTGGCATGGTGCCAGCATGAGACATGGCTGCTGGCATGATCTATGGCCACGGCcattttttaaaaaattacatgtggacatgaaatgggtcggcgcgttgggcgcactACCGTTTCAAATCTAAAACAGGGCGGATGCTGGACGGACGGCGGACCCAAACAAACAAAAAGTGAACAAATGCACCGTCCTTTcatgtcggcccgttggagttgctctaaccgcTAGAAACAGTACCACACTGAAAAAATCACTTACTGCTGAAGATGCTCTTACACGTATTATGATCAGTTCCAACTAATATTCCTGCACTTAGTTCTGCATTGATTAATTTTCCCATGCGCAAGTGTGATTCAGATGCATGCAGCTCATGAAGCACACTACAGAGTACACAGCAAGGGAAGCACGATACAGTTTTGTACGTGTTTCATTCATttattctaggtatttcaattggcggccattttttttgaatatttttatcTGAATTGCATTCATTTGCCTACAAGGCTTTGCAGCCCATCGCAAGATAGGATGCAAGTGAACCAAAATTATAGGAGGCACAGGGCGAAGAGATAACCATAAAATGACACACACACCAACACTACACATAGCATGGGAGAACAAAGATGGAAAACACAAAGATGAGCACCGCCGGTGTAATCTAACGACATCAACCAGCCGAGACCAAACCACGACATTGTACCGTTGACACAATTGAATGACTCCGTACATCCGAGACTGCACAACGCCGCGACACCATGTGTCATGGAGCGCATTCGAAGGGACACACGAGGCCAAGACGGCGCCACAACACCTCTGTGCCATCGATGTAGTCGAAGGGCATCATCTAGCAAACCAAACCACGACACTGCACCGTCGACGCCATCGAAAGCCGCCGCATAACTGAGACTGCACAACGCCACGACACCACCTGTGTCGAGGGTACATTCGAAAGGTTACGCGAAGCCAAGGCGACGCCATAGTATCTGTGTGCCACCAGCGTAGTCATAAGGCACGGCCTAGCAGAGACACACAAAGGACACTCGAGCACGACACACACTACCATTGACCCAAGACCGACCACACCACCACCATCAACCTCAAATCGGCAAAACAACATCCCAGACCTCAGGC
This portion of the Triticum dicoccoides isolate Atlit2015 ecotype Zavitan chromosome 7A, WEW_v2.0, whole genome shotgun sequence genome encodes:
- the LOC119329640 gene encoding B-cell receptor-associated protein 31-like, with product MIQLLFVVLVAEAAVATVLLFKTPLRKLAMLGLDRLKRGRRAPVAVKTVAGVVVTLLASTLYSMAEISARAGDPEAGGGAALSPTDQVLFSRHLLEASLMGYTLFLALVIDRLHQYIRELRGLKKNVEAVSKQNKTLEEGKHGRSQEIAKYQEEVATLNEEMKKLKLQVQEKTEEVHVAEDKALAIQKQSESLLLEYDRLLEDNQHLREQLQSIDLRLSNPS